From Onychostoma macrolepis isolate SWU-2019 chromosome 19, ASM1243209v1, whole genome shotgun sequence, a single genomic window includes:
- the LOC131526289 gene encoding zinc-alpha-2-glycoprotein-like isoform X2 has translation MDFFCTLILIFLEYILHVQCERHYLQFVYTILTKPDGFSGPVFSAVGLYDDRQISSYSNEEGTWKRDCLDAEIWRDTEEPHDSRDWFMNLVNTLTNCTSSRCDGLHTLQRRVGCEVDMNVNAFDEYGYEGEDFIAFNYSTLQWVDKSPKAKETKMKWVADRFHNQHLQSYLNSCMDWISIYNASISTPPVLHMFTSAAPQDQSELILSCLATGFYPKHIEMNITLNNITLQPFSSTGVRPSDNQTFQKRTSVKIHRDEKQSYECRVLHSGQTFTTSWDGSLESRSHDWAAVAAGAFAIAVLCIMPLIYKNRRFSVCFSVRVRSDGGSAPGGDVSRP, from the exons ATGGACTTTTTTTGTACACTCATTTTGATTTTCTTGGAGTATATACTCCATGTTCAGTGCG AGAGACACTATCTCCAGTTTGTTTACACCATCCTCACCAAACCTGATGGGTTCTCCGGTCCTGTGTTCAGTGCAGTGGGTCTGTATGATGACAGACAGATCTCTTCCTACAGCAATGAAGAAGGAACCTGGAAAAGAGACTGTTTGGATGCAGAAATCTGGAGAGACACCGAAGAACCTCATGATTCTAGAGACTGGTTCATGAATCTGGTTAACACTCTGACAAACTGCACAAGCTCCAGATGTGATG GCCTCCATACACTCCAGAGGAGAGTCGGCTGTGAGGTGGATATGAATGTGAATGCATTTGACGAGTATGGATATGAAGGAGAGGACTTTATTGCCTTTAATTATTCCACATTGCAGTGGGTTGATAAAAGTCCAAAGGCAAAAGAAACCAAAATGAAATGGGTCGCTGACAGATTTCACAATCAGCATCTCCAGTCGTACCTCAACAGCTGCATGGACTGGATCTCAATATATAATGCTTCGATAAGCA CTCCTCCAGTTCTTCACATGTTTACATCTGCAGCTCCTCAAGACCAAAGCGAGCTGATTCTGAGCTGTCTGGCCACTGGCTTCTACCCCAAACACATAGAGATGAACATCACACTAAACAACATTACACTCCAACCCTTCAGCTCTACTGGAGTCAGACCCAGCGATAACCAAACCTTTCAGAAGAGAACCAGCGTGAAGATACACAGAGATGAGAAACAGAGTTATGAGTGTCGTGTCCTTCACAGCGGCCAGACATTTACAACATCATGGG aTGGAAGTCTGGAATCTAGAAGTCATGATTGGGCCGCTGTAGCTGCAGGTGCTTTTGCGATTGCAGTTCTATGCATTATGCCTTTAATCTACAAAAACAGAAGGTTCAGTG
- the LOC131526289 gene encoding zinc-alpha-2-glycoprotein-like isoform X1 gives MDFFCTLILIFLEYILHVQCERHYLQFVYTILTKPDGFSGPVFSAVGLYDDRQISSYSNEEGTWKRDCLDAEIWRDTEEPHDSRDWFMNLVNTLTNCTSSRCDGLHTLQRRVGCEVDMNVNAFDEYGYEGEDFIAFNYSTLQWVDKSPKAKETKMKWVADRFHNQHLQSYLNSCMDWISIYNASISTPPVLHMFTSAAPQDQSELILSCLATGFYPKHIEMNITLNNITLQPFSSTGVRPSDNQTFQKRTSVKIHRDEKQSYECRVLHSGQTFTTSWDGSLESRSHDWAAVAAGAFAIAVLCIMPLIYKNRRFSGEFILIKGIIDPELKIVIIYSPSYYSILFILYTKIDIFDEQSQLQTGQTL, from the exons ATGGACTTTTTTTGTACACTCATTTTGATTTTCTTGGAGTATATACTCCATGTTCAGTGCG AGAGACACTATCTCCAGTTTGTTTACACCATCCTCACCAAACCTGATGGGTTCTCCGGTCCTGTGTTCAGTGCAGTGGGTCTGTATGATGACAGACAGATCTCTTCCTACAGCAATGAAGAAGGAACCTGGAAAAGAGACTGTTTGGATGCAGAAATCTGGAGAGACACCGAAGAACCTCATGATTCTAGAGACTGGTTCATGAATCTGGTTAACACTCTGACAAACTGCACAAGCTCCAGATGTGATG GCCTCCATACACTCCAGAGGAGAGTCGGCTGTGAGGTGGATATGAATGTGAATGCATTTGACGAGTATGGATATGAAGGAGAGGACTTTATTGCCTTTAATTATTCCACATTGCAGTGGGTTGATAAAAGTCCAAAGGCAAAAGAAACCAAAATGAAATGGGTCGCTGACAGATTTCACAATCAGCATCTCCAGTCGTACCTCAACAGCTGCATGGACTGGATCTCAATATATAATGCTTCGATAAGCA CTCCTCCAGTTCTTCACATGTTTACATCTGCAGCTCCTCAAGACCAAAGCGAGCTGATTCTGAGCTGTCTGGCCACTGGCTTCTACCCCAAACACATAGAGATGAACATCACACTAAACAACATTACACTCCAACCCTTCAGCTCTACTGGAGTCAGACCCAGCGATAACCAAACCTTTCAGAAGAGAACCAGCGTGAAGATACACAGAGATGAGAAACAGAGTTATGAGTGTCGTGTCCTTCACAGCGGCCAGACATTTACAACATCATGGG aTGGAAGTCTGGAATCTAGAAGTCATGATTGGGCCGCTGTAGCTGCAGGTGCTTTTGCGATTGCAGTTCTATGCATTATGCCTTTAATCTACAAAAACAGAAGGTTCAGTGGTgagtttatattaattaaaggaataattgacCCAGAactgaaaattgtcattatttactcgccctcatatTATTccatattattcatattatacacaaaaatagatatttttgatgaacagTCACAACTGCAAACAGGACAAACATTATAA